Part of the Spinacia oleracea cultivar Varoflay chromosome 5, BTI_SOV_V1, whole genome shotgun sequence genome, TAGAACACCTTTGGGACAAAATGACCTATTGGGCTTTAATCAATCATGTCATGACTGACAATCATCAATCCACTCATCAAATTGGGCTCATTAGTAATCATATCTTGAAATGTATATTGAGGAATCCACTcgttaggtgtctacaataaccAAAAAATAACTTATAACATAAAACAAATTGTCTTAATAAGTAACTAGATTAATATGAGACCGAAAACATTATAATTGCACAGGAGACAGGACCCTTGCATCCTGTTCAATAGCACAGGGTCTCAAAAATTAGAGGACTCAATATTTTCGCAGCACGATTTAATGATAAAAGTAAAAAACTAAATGTGCGCTTCTTCATCTCCAAAGCAGTGAACTTCAACGCTAAAAATATCTCCTAATTTTTCTCCTAATTACTTCCTTGTCTTTAGCATTGTTTCCATTCGAACAATCTTCGAACTTTCCGTATCCAATTCACTTTACTTTTACATAAATTTTCCCGTTTTAACCAAACTTCACATTAACACTCTATCAAATCTCAATCATCAATTAAAAACGTTCATGACTTTGAATTAATTGTTGTCAATAAAAGAAAGTGTAATCAGAGTTACCAGTCTCAAGTTTTGTTCAAGTTGTCAATTAGGgataaaatataaaatcatcAAGGATCCTTACCGACAACCCGTCCAATTTTGTGACAAGAAGTTTTCCCAAAACTTAATTTGTTGAATAATGTAGTCAGTACAAAATCATCAAGGTTCAAGTATGATTGAGAATAAATCTAAGAAAAGATCCATGGGCCGGGGTCATTTGAGTATGGAAGTCTTCTCATTGGTTACTCGGTAGAAAATATACCAGAAAAGATGGACTACTATTATTATACGAAGAAAAACTAATAATTTTATAGATAGTCTATAAATTTGTGGCCCTAAATTTTAGGTAGCACATGGCCTGTAAAATGTTTAAAACGAGCCTGGTCTACTTTGCATTTTCTCAATAGTAGccaattattttttcttattatCGTTGGTAGCCTCTTGTAAGTGTTTATTATCAATAATGATATTCAAACTAACCATGGTTAACTAAAAGAGTAAAACATGGTCATAAATTGTTATAGCTCACAAAGGAATATGGACATCTACATTATATTAtgagaaaaaaaattagttaagaggatcaaagaaacaataTAACTTAAACAAAATATTGTGTTAAAAGTGTTGTTGCAtaaaagtttatttaattatatataaaaattataaaatactaCGTGTACGTTTGAGGTGTTTGTCGGAAAAAAGGAACTTGTTACTGACTAATCTCTTTTAAAATTCTGTAAAAGACACATAAAAAAAAATGCATAGAAAAAAATCAGAATAGAAAATATGTGGGCAATTATTTGGAGGATTAGGGCATAAATTCATTCAAAAGATCTTCAAAGATTAAGTCTTCAACCTCTAGTCCAACACATTCAGCATCAAATTGAAGATTCATCCATCCATCATACTTAGCAAGATCTCGTGTTGTAATATTATCTAAAGAGGGATCAAAATCGGGCTTAGAACAACACATATACCAATTGATACCACTCCAAACCTCCTCTAATACATAGTGTCCCTTAGGCATCGGATGCTTTCGAGAGCATGAGGACAAAGGTGATGACCAATATGATACTGATCTTTCGTAGATGGATAATAGTACCTCATTAATCATATCAAATAAAAGTAAGTGGCTACTTTGTTTATCATCTTTAAAGTTTGAACAATCTAGATCGAGCAATGAACAACTTTCTAATTCAACAAACACACAAGGGTCCACTGGTTGATCAGAAGAGTACCATGTTCCAAGAAGTTGGGTTCCCAAATAACCCGAAAGTTCTAAGATGTTTCTAACATACTTAAATTCTTCTATTTCATAATCACTGACTCGTATATGGTGATGATTTGGAGGTATAAAGTGCATAAGCCTcttttcttcatcttcaacaaTGTTTTCTCCATTTTCATCAACTTTTATATAAGATCCCCAAGGTGAATCCATAAAAAAGTCCTCTTGTTGCGCTAATTCAGAATCTGCTTAAGTCATATTAAGAGATCGAATTTGTCGTAATACATAAAATATGAGTAGACCGTGTAATACTAGATATGTTAAACGAAAGCTATTTGAAGAAATCAATCATTTCTTAAGAAACAAAACAATCTAAGGTTCACTTTagtatatataatataatagtTTAGCCTTACAAGAAACTATAAAAACACAGCAAGAATCTATAATTGAAGAAATTAACTTAATTTATATAAACTATTTTGTATCTAGCTTGAAATGCAGTGCACacgattaaatttaattcaattcgtTTTTATTATGTTGTCTATGTAATATAAGAGAGTATACAATTTTtttgaaacaacaaaaaatgaTGAGTTTGGAGTATGGAGAAATTTAAAATGGATGAGAAAAGACATGAAATTATTGTATATGACATATAAGAAAGATAAGACAATCATAGGTAAAGAGGTAGAGATGAAAAGGTATAAAtgatattaaaaaaatcaagtaatGGACACACGAAAACATGATAATATGCAAATATTATTCTTGTAAAATATGAATATAGATATCAATAATCATTTGTTTTATGTATTCTTTAATTTTTCATGTTGATTGATAAGAGTGTCAAatggaatatatatatatgtgataTACACATAGTAAAATTTTCATTCTATTGTGAAATTGTAGGTATTTAAATTACTTactttattaaattaaaaagtttaaTAAGTCATATTTTAAAAACTAAATAGATGAAAATGAAACAAACAAGTTACCTTCCAATAGTATCTCTTTATTTTCGTTGGAGTCCATTTGCTGATGAGATTCAACGGATGTTATTGAGGGACAAGGAGTGACTATGATTCTACCATTGTCATCACAAATGGCTACTCCATGAGCATTTGTGGTTTCAATATATGTGCCATCGTGGTCAGCTTTGGTATTTTCTTCATGAATATCAACCAATGAAAAGCCTTCTACATTGCTAATTTCAACATAGTCATCTAAATCATTAAATATAGGTTCTTTACTTTGATTGAATTGGGTTATAGTTGCAATATTAATACTCAAATCATCATCCCCTTTTCTTTCGCTAAAACTCATCGTTCTCCTACTTGGTAATGTAAATGACATGTTTCCATCTTCATAATCATCTGACGTATCATGAAAATCTGGAGATGAAAACATCCTTCCAAAAACCCTTTTGGATGAATTTTCATTCACGACTCTCAACCTTGATATTTCAGGAGTATTAATTTTCTCCTCTTTACCAATACCCACACTAGTTGCCTCAAATAATTGACAATACTTATCTAGAGACTCGTCAAGGGAAGATGATCTTTTTTTATGAGATTTTCGCTCCTTATTTGAAGAATCACTGTCGCATATACTAACACAAGGACTTTCTTTCATACTTTGTTCGTAAACTTTATGTCCATAAGGAACTTTATGAAGGATCGCATCCATTGCAATTCGTCTTCTCTCTTTTCTGTTCTCCTTAATCAAATGTTTAATTTTTTGCCTAAGATCTTTAAATCTTCTTCCTACAATCTGACCACTATTTGTGTTTGTGTTGTTTAGGTTTTGTTGCGGTTTATTTTCCACCATGTCTGACTTATCTCTTCTCTTATATGAACCAGAGAAAGAAAAGTCTTTTATACCTGAGGACTCATTAATAGGGAAGGTCCCCAATTTTTCTAAGAATTTCCTTTTGATGGATCTTGTTGCTTGCAATTGCTTTGTTAATAAACCATTTCTTAGAGAAGACCCTGGATCATCTAAAACATTCAAGGAAAACTCTTTATTCATTCCTAATACACATAGAGCATCGAGGAACTCCTTTGAATGATGAAATGATGCACTTGTATCAATTTTCCCCTTAAATGGCAACTCATAATACACAAGAGGTTTATCTACTTGTTTTTCAGGTTGTGTATTCCCTCCTAACCGACATTCTATTTTCATGGAGCTACAAAGATCACATTTTCCATTACTTTCAGTTATATTTTGGCTTGGAATTATATCTTGTTTAGTTTCAAGGCCGATTTCTTCACCTATAATATCCATGTGTTGGTTAGCAAGGGTAGTTCCCTCTAATTCCGAGCCAGTTGGGCAAGTTGAACTTCTTCTGTGACGACCTTTTCTTTTTGTGACTTCTTTGATGATCATTTTGCTAATCCTTAATGCTCGAGAGCTTTTAGGTTGCTTAAATGGCGTTGAAGGGGAACTCTCAGATCGTGGACTTGAGTGGAATGATGAGTTTTTGCCAAAAAGACTCCAACTTGTATTATGTGCTTCAAACTGAAACATTTTTAAATTAAACCAATTACTCTATTTTTTACACATATGCATTTCgtaatttttattattgtttatgACCATcttatatataaaatataaacttCATTCACTGTAAGAGAATCAAAACATTTTAGTAAAGTAAGTGGTGATATAATTTATCTTAACACTTTGCTTCTACTTACTTGGGAATTCTCAATTACCTCTTTACTGTAACATTGGTCATTCTCATTAGCTATAGCTTTTGGGTCACTTCCTGCATCTCAAATCATCAATTTATAGATTAAATATATAATGATCTAAGAAACAAAACTCATACAAATATTAAACTTTCCAATATATATGGTAATAGACAAATTTCTTTAATACGATTAAAATTAAATAGCTTTTCTAGAAATTCTTTATCTCTATACAGAGTATATTGTTATGATCTATTCTAATATTATTTATAAGGCTCAACCTTAAAAGTAATTCTATATTTCACAATTTTGTTAATATGTAAGATATAGATATTCTAATAAAAACGTAAATTTAGAATATAatagtttatttttttcaaaaaagagtgATGATCTTGTTATTTTGTTCAATtatgaattaaataaaaccaATCATTCAAACGGAAAAAAAACATATCAATTAGGAAAGATTTACCTGAAGCATGTCTTTCTTCGTAATGTTTTTTATTGGACAAGACTTTCTTGACATAGTGCCAACGATGGTAGTCAAGGACATGAAACATATGCGCCAGTTTGAAGTTTGTACTTGTTTTGTCATCAGTAGCGTGAATGTTATTTATTTGTCTTGCTTGTGTAAGTTTCCCCATGATATTAGAAATGCTTTACCTTTTCTTTGCGACCTATATTTGCAATCAAATTTCACGATAAAAAACAACGTTATTTAACTGATCTACTTGATgttattaaatttttatacCTTAATTTTTAGTGTTTCGCATGGTTAGATATTTTCGAAATAGATATGTGAAGAAATGAACTTTATGAGAATACTGAAGACGAATCAACAAATAAGACATGATAATATGAATAGACAATCGAAAATATAGTAAAGTATCATAAATTGTAAAGAACAAGGTAATGTAGATGATTGATCTATTATCCAAATTTTCGTAAAAATATTATCATCTTGAAATGACGCCTTATGTGGATATGTCTAGAATTCTTATATGAAAAATTTAATGGATAAACTCATAAAATAAATAGATTAATAGTATTTTAATCGATTCATGTAAGCGATAAATAATCATGAATTTACTATCATAATTAGAATAACACATTCCTctaaaaatatttaaaacatGTAATTCTAAATTTCAGAACGATAACTTAAATTATTATTCTCAGATTTACTCACAtagatcaaaatatgaaatgaAGAATATGCATAGAAACATAAATTACAATATCTTACCTATGTGAAGATTGAACGCTTATTCAAAAATTAATATTAGTATTACCATATAAATCTGCAATGGTAAAATTAAGAAATTTTGTGGATGATAAAAAAA contains:
- the LOC110806098 gene encoding uncharacterized protein isoform X2: MGKLTQARQINNIHATDDKTSTNFKLAHMFHVLDYHRWHYVKKVLSNKKHYEERHASGSDPKAIANENDQCYSKEFEAHNTSWSLFGKNSSFHSSPRSESSPSTPFKQPKSSRALRISKMIIKEVTKRKGRHRRSSTCPTGSELEGTTLANQHMDIIGEEIGLETKQDIIPSQNITESNGKCDLCSSMKIECRLGGNTQPEKQVDKPLVYYELPFKGKIDTSASFHHSKEFLDALCVLGMNKEFSLNVLDDPGSSLRNGLLTKQLQATRSIKRKFLEKLGTFPINESSGIKDFSFSGSYKRRDKSDMVENKPQQNLNNTNTNSGQIVGRRFKDLRQKIKHLIKENRKERRRIAMDAILHKVPYGHKVYEQSMKESPCVSICDSDSSNKERKSHKKRSSSLDESLDKYCQLFEATSVGIGKEEKINTPEISRLRVVNENSSKRVFGRMFSSPDFHDTSDDYEDGNMSFTLPSRRTMSFSERKGDDDLSINIATITQFNQSKEPIFNDLDDYVEISNVEGFSLVDIHEENTKADHDGTYIETTNAHGVAICDDNGRIIVTPCPSITSVESHQQMDSNENKEILLEDSELAQQEDFFMDSPWGSYIKVDENGENIVEDEEKRLMHFIPPNHHHIRVSDYEIEEFKYVRNILELSGYLGTQLLGTWYSSDQPVDPCVFVELESCSLLDLDCSNFKDDKQSSHLLLFDMINEVLLSIYERSVSYWSSPLSSCSRKHPMPKGHYVLEEVWSGINWYMCCSKPDFDPSLDNITTRDLAKYDGWMNLQFDAECVGLEVEDLIFEDLLNEFMP
- the LOC110806098 gene encoding uncharacterized protein isoform X1, whose protein sequence is MGKLTQARQINNIHATDDKTSTNFKLAHMFHVLDYHRWHYVKKVLSNKKHYEERHASGSDPKAIANENDQCYSKEVIENSQFEAHNTSWSLFGKNSSFHSSPRSESSPSTPFKQPKSSRALRISKMIIKEVTKRKGRHRRSSTCPTGSELEGTTLANQHMDIIGEEIGLETKQDIIPSQNITESNGKCDLCSSMKIECRLGGNTQPEKQVDKPLVYYELPFKGKIDTSASFHHSKEFLDALCVLGMNKEFSLNVLDDPGSSLRNGLLTKQLQATRSIKRKFLEKLGTFPINESSGIKDFSFSGSYKRRDKSDMVENKPQQNLNNTNTNSGQIVGRRFKDLRQKIKHLIKENRKERRRIAMDAILHKVPYGHKVYEQSMKESPCVSICDSDSSNKERKSHKKRSSSLDESLDKYCQLFEATSVGIGKEEKINTPEISRLRVVNENSSKRVFGRMFSSPDFHDTSDDYEDGNMSFTLPSRRTMSFSERKGDDDLSINIATITQFNQSKEPIFNDLDDYVEISNVEGFSLVDIHEENTKADHDGTYIETTNAHGVAICDDNGRIIVTPCPSITSVESHQQMDSNENKEILLEDSELAQQEDFFMDSPWGSYIKVDENGENIVEDEEKRLMHFIPPNHHHIRVSDYEIEEFKYVRNILELSGYLGTQLLGTWYSSDQPVDPCVFVELESCSLLDLDCSNFKDDKQSSHLLLFDMINEVLLSIYERSVSYWSSPLSSCSRKHPMPKGHYVLEEVWSGINWYMCCSKPDFDPSLDNITTRDLAKYDGWMNLQFDAECVGLEVEDLIFEDLLNEFMP